The following coding sequences lie in one Cannabis sativa cultivar Pink pepper isolate KNU-18-1 chromosome 5, ASM2916894v1, whole genome shotgun sequence genomic window:
- the LOC115701990 gene encoding uncharacterized protein LOC115701990 — protein MSSDMFIFDGSSFFNHSSPAEEVAVSSGADLFLSDELLSPFSDSAMDILQAYSDHNNQQNPVEESHSLDQISSSILSSSSPPSHQLQSLNLYHHYDHHQSTTAATQLQNNQNQNLPNGFGINFSGLDAFHVKTEECQMGFENNGYYNNTNNNNYGTCGLSSSSSTDHNNVTKYIQRSLSSNSFDGSKPCFLFSPLFDSLTESPNFHHHQALSSPEIDNGFLTGQMRRVCSTGDLQNFGTARTTQRSFSSPLASESSFMEEANNNNNNFKVGRYSAEERKEKISKYRAKRTLRNFNKTIKYACRKTLADNRPRIRGRFARNDEPGEIPKTACSFRDEDEENLWLEELHEEEEDMNGTVLRSGQFVMNNGTYNGSTQFQYYGF, from the exons ATGTCCTCTGATATGTTCATATTCGATGGAAGCTCTTTCTTCAACCATTCAAGCCCAGCAGAAGAAGTGGCAGTTTCTTCTGGAGCAGACTTGTTCCTCAGTGATGAATTACTCTCACCTTTCTCAGATTCCGCCATGGATATCCTCCAAGCTTACTCAGACCATAATAATCAGCAAAACCCAGTTGAGGAATCTCATTCCCTTGACCAAATCTCTTCTTCAATACTCTCATCTTCTTCTCCTCCATCTCACCAGTTACAAAGCTTAAACCTTTATCACCATTATGATCACCATCAGTCTACAACAGCAGCAACCCAATTacaaaataatcaaaatcaaaatctcCCAAATGGGTTCGGAATCAATTTCTCTGGTTTGGATGCTTTTCATGTTAAAACAGAGGAATGTCAAATGGGTTTCGAGAACAATGGTTattataataatactaataataataattatggtaCTTGTGgtctctcttcatcttcatcaaCTGATCATAATAATGTAACAAAGTATATTCAGAGGAGTTTAAGCAGTAACTCCTTTGATGGAAGTAAGCCTTGTTTTTTATTCTCACCTCTGTTTGATTCTCTCACGGAGTCACCAAATTTTCATCACCATCAAGCCTTGAGCTCTCCTGAGATTGATAATGGATTCTTAACTGGTCAAATGAGAAGGGTTTGTAGCACTGGAGATTTACAg AATTTCGGAACGGCAAGAACAACCCAGAGATCATTTTCGAGTCCTTTAGCTTCAGAGAGTTCGTTCATGGAGGAAgccaataacaacaacaacaacttcaaAGTGGGAAGGTACAGTgcagaagaaagaaaagagaagattTCAAAGTACAGAGCCAAAAGAACACTCAGAAACTTCAACAAGACTATTAAG TATGCATGTAGAAAAACACTAGCCGACAACAGACCCCGCATACGTGGCAGATTCGCACGCAACGACGAACCTGGTGAGATTCCCAAGACTGCATGTTCATTCAGAGATGAAGACGAAGAAAACCTCTGG CTTGAAGAGCtgcatgaagaagaagaagacatgAATGGAACAGTACTAAGATCAGGACAGTTTGTGATGAACAATGGTACTTATAATGGCTCTACACAGTTTCAATACTATGGcttttga